One stretch of Cellulomonas wangsupingiae DNA includes these proteins:
- a CDS encoding ParA family protein, with product MSQETTEQQLDAVGRPMPDFPVPAPLASHGPARVIAMCNQKGGVGKTTTTINLAAALAEYGRRVLIVDFDPQGAASVGLGISPHELDRTVYNLLMERDADIHEVVRRTAVPGLDLLPANIDLSAAEVQLVGEVARESVLSRALRPVLDDYDLVLVDCQPSLGLLTVNALTASHGVLIPLECEFFALRGVALLIETIEKVRDRLNPRLEVDGILATMYDSRTLHAREVVTRVREAFGDTLLHTVIGRTVKFPDATVAAEPITQYAPTHAGAEAYRRLARELVARGDAA from the coding sequence ATGAGCCAGGAGACGACCGAGCAGCAGCTCGACGCGGTGGGACGTCCCATGCCCGATTTCCCCGTGCCCGCGCCGCTGGCGTCGCACGGGCCGGCGCGGGTCATCGCGATGTGCAACCAGAAGGGTGGCGTCGGCAAGACGACGACGACCATCAACCTCGCCGCGGCGCTGGCCGAGTACGGTCGCCGCGTCCTCATCGTCGACTTCGACCCGCAGGGCGCCGCGTCGGTCGGGCTGGGCATCAGCCCGCACGAGCTCGACCGCACGGTCTACAACCTGCTCATGGAGCGCGACGCCGACATCCACGAGGTCGTGCGCCGGACCGCGGTCCCCGGTCTGGACCTGCTGCCCGCGAACATCGACCTGTCGGCCGCGGAGGTGCAGCTCGTCGGCGAGGTGGCCCGCGAGTCGGTCCTGTCGCGCGCGCTGCGCCCCGTCCTCGACGACTACGACCTCGTGCTCGTCGACTGCCAGCCGTCGCTCGGGCTGCTGACGGTCAACGCGCTGACGGCGTCCCACGGCGTCCTCATCCCGCTGGAGTGCGAGTTCTTCGCGCTGCGCGGCGTGGCCCTGCTCATCGAGACCATCGAGAAGGTCCGCGACCGCCTCAACCCGCGTCTCGAGGTCGACGGCATCCTGGCCACGATGTACGACTCGCGGACCCTGCACGCGCGCGAGGTCGTCACCCGCGTGCGCGAGGCCTTCGGCGACACGCTGCTGCACACGGTGATCGGGCGCACCGTGAAGTTCCCGGACGCGACCGTGGCCGCCGAGCCGATCACGCAGTACGCGCCGACGCACGCGGGTGCCGAGGCCTACCGCCGGCTCGCACGCGAGCTCGTGGCGCGTGGCGACGCCGCCTGA
- a CDS encoding heme o synthase, producing the protein MDASRPDAPAGAPVDGGGTPVPTPAHDAHDDRAHGWSAALRTVAAYVALTKPRVIELLLITTIPTMFLAAGGFPPLGLVVATLVGGAGAAGAANTLNQYLDRDIDEVMNRTRRRPIVTGRITPRAALVFGLVLGAVSLAWLWFAVNPASAVFTAAAILIYVVGYTMILKRRTPQNIVWGGAAGCMPVVIGWSAVTGGVSWSAVLLFGVVFFWTPPHYWPLSMKFRRDYAAAGVPMLPVVAADTRVAREMIAYTLAMIACSLLLVPVAGMTWVYAAVAAALGGWFLWLCVGLLCRARDPQHPPLRAMTVFHGSITYLTLLSVAIAVDVFLPL; encoded by the coding sequence GTGGACGCGAGCCGACCGGACGCCCCCGCCGGTGCCCCGGTGGACGGCGGCGGGACCCCGGTCCCGACGCCCGCGCACGACGCGCACGACGACCGTGCCCACGGCTGGTCGGCGGCGCTCCGGACGGTCGCGGCCTACGTCGCCCTGACCAAGCCCCGCGTCATCGAGCTGCTCCTCATCACGACCATCCCGACGATGTTCCTCGCGGCAGGCGGCTTCCCCCCGCTCGGTCTCGTCGTGGCGACGCTCGTCGGAGGGGCCGGCGCGGCCGGTGCGGCGAACACCCTCAACCAGTACCTCGACCGCGACATCGACGAGGTGATGAACCGTACGCGCCGCCGGCCGATCGTCACGGGGCGCATCACGCCGCGGGCCGCCCTGGTGTTCGGCCTCGTGCTCGGTGCCGTCTCGCTCGCGTGGCTGTGGTTCGCCGTGAACCCCGCGTCGGCCGTGTTCACCGCGGCCGCGATCCTCATCTACGTGGTCGGCTACACGATGATCCTCAAGCGACGCACGCCGCAGAACATCGTGTGGGGCGGCGCGGCCGGCTGCATGCCGGTCGTCATCGGCTGGTCGGCCGTCACGGGCGGTGTCTCGTGGTCGGCGGTCCTGCTGTTCGGTGTGGTGTTCTTCTGGACGCCGCCGCACTACTGGCCGCTGTCGATGAAGTTCCGGCGCGACTACGCCGCGGCGGGCGTGCCCATGCTGCCGGTCGTCGCGGCCGACACGCGTGTCGCTCGGGAGATGATCGCCTACACGCTCGCGATGATCGCGTGCTCGCTGCTGCTGGTGCCCGTCGCCGGCATGACCTGGGTCTACGCGGCCGTCGCCGCGGCCCTGGGCGGGTGGTTCCTGTGGCTGTGCGTCGGGCTGCTGTGCCGGGCCCGTGACCCCCAGCACCCGCCGCTGCGCGCCATGACCGTGTTCCACGGGTCGATCACGTACCTCACGCTGCTGTCCGTCGCGATCGCGGTGGACGTCTTCCTCCCGCTGTGA
- the opcA gene encoding glucose-6-phosphate dehydrogenase assembly protein OpcA yields MIIDMPDTSTREINRRLIKEREEGGAVALGRVLTLIIDADAHDPEDAIAAANAASREHPCRIIVMTESTADRESNLDAQIRLGGDAGASEVIILRISGAVTRHVDTLVMPLLLPDAPIVVWWPYDVPSNPAEHPLGQMAQRRITDTTTCSRPSRALRDLARVYADGDTDLAWTRATLWRGLIAATLDQPPYEPVQRAVVTGESTHPSVDLMAAWLAQALRCPVEIERVPGAPAITQVRLERTSGDIVLDRPDGKTASLRQPDQPEHRIALPIRQLRECLVEELRRLDADEVYGEVLQKGLARIDA; encoded by the coding sequence GTGATCATCGACATGCCCGACACGAGCACCCGCGAGATCAACCGGCGCCTGATCAAGGAGCGCGAGGAGGGCGGAGCCGTCGCTCTCGGGCGCGTGCTGACGCTCATCATCGACGCCGACGCGCACGACCCGGAGGACGCGATCGCCGCGGCCAACGCCGCCAGCCGCGAGCACCCGTGCCGCATCATCGTCATGACGGAGAGCACCGCCGACCGGGAGTCGAACCTCGACGCCCAGATCCGCCTCGGCGGTGACGCGGGCGCCAGCGAGGTCATCATCCTGCGGATCTCCGGCGCCGTGACGCGGCACGTCGACACGCTCGTCATGCCGCTGCTGCTGCCCGACGCCCCGATCGTCGTCTGGTGGCCGTACGACGTCCCGTCGAACCCCGCGGAGCACCCCCTGGGGCAGATGGCGCAGCGCCGCATCACGGACACCACGACGTGCTCGCGTCCGAGCCGTGCGCTGCGGGACCTCGCGCGCGTCTACGCCGACGGGGACACCGACCTGGCCTGGACCCGCGCGACCCTGTGGCGAGGGCTGATCGCCGCGACGCTCGACCAGCCGCCGTACGAGCCCGTGCAGCGCGCCGTCGTGACGGGCGAGAGCACGCACCCGTCGGTGGACCTCATGGCGGCGTGGCTCGCGCAGGCGCTGCGCTGCCCGGTCGAGATCGAGCGGGTCCCGGGCGCGCCGGCGATCACGCAGGTGCGGCTGGAGCGCACGTCGGGCGACATCGTGCTGGACCGCCCCGACGGCAAGACCGCGTCGCTGCGCCAGCCCGACCAGCCCGAGCACCGCATCGCGCTGCCCATCCGGCAGCTGCGCGAGTGCCTCGTCGAGGAGCTGCGGCGCCTCGACGCCGACGAGGTCTACGGCGAGGTGCTGCAGAAGGGCCTCGCCCGGATCGACGCCTGA
- the tkt gene encoding transketolase: MNAKAPLATTVGWSDLDVRAVDTVRVLAADAVEKVGNGHPGTAISLAPAAYLLYQNVMRHDPTDPHWLGRDRFVLSAGHSSLTQYIQLYLAGFGLELEDLEALRTWGSKTPGHPEYRHTAGVEITTGPLGQGLASAVGFAMASRRERGLLDPEAAPGTSPFDHHVYVIASDGDLQEGVTSEASSLAGTQELGNLVVLWDDNHISIEGDTQIAFTEDVLKRYESYGWHVQYVDWTVGGEYREDVDALHAAIEAAKAVTDKPSFIGLRTLIAWPTPGKTDDHSSHGSKLGGDAIRGLKEILGFDPEKSFEVAPEVLAHTRSLADRAATERAAWQQKFDAWASANPDRKALLDRLRADALPEGWTDALPTFPAGKAVATRAASGEVLSALAPVLPELWGGSADLAGSNNTTMKGEPSFLPAHRSSHEFAGDEFGRTLHFGIREHAMGSILSGIRLHGLTRPYGGTFFTFSDYMRGAVRLAALMGVNVTYVWTHDSIGLGEDGPTHQPVEHLAAVRAIPGLAVVRPADANETAAAWRATLERTDGPVALVLTRQNVPTFPRGEDGFATTDGVAKGAYVLLEASSGTPDVVLIATGSEVQLAVEARETLEASGVATRVVSAPCLEWFAEQDDEYRESVLPSSVRARVSVEAGISLSWHKILGDAGRAVSLEHYGASADYQTLYREFGITADAVVAAAHDSIGAARGAHAPSDRPDASAQSGTGDLPA; this comes from the coding sequence GTGAACGCGAAGGCTCCCCTGGCCACCACAGTCGGCTGGTCCGACCTGGACGTGCGAGCGGTGGACACCGTCCGCGTGCTCGCGGCGGACGCGGTCGAGAAGGTCGGCAACGGGCATCCCGGCACGGCGATCAGCCTCGCCCCGGCGGCCTACCTGCTCTACCAGAACGTGATGCGGCACGACCCGACCGACCCGCACTGGCTCGGGCGGGACCGCTTCGTGCTGTCGGCGGGGCACTCGAGCCTCACGCAGTACATCCAGCTCTACCTCGCCGGCTTCGGCCTCGAGCTCGAGGACCTCGAGGCGCTGCGCACGTGGGGCTCCAAGACCCCGGGGCACCCCGAGTACCGCCACACCGCGGGCGTGGAGATCACGACCGGACCGCTCGGCCAGGGCCTGGCCTCGGCCGTCGGCTTCGCGATGGCCTCGCGCCGCGAGCGCGGCCTGCTGGACCCCGAGGCGGCGCCCGGCACGAGCCCGTTCGACCACCACGTCTACGTCATCGCCTCCGACGGCGACCTGCAGGAGGGCGTGACCAGCGAGGCCTCCTCGCTGGCGGGCACCCAGGAGCTCGGCAACCTCGTCGTGCTGTGGGACGACAACCACATCTCGATCGAGGGCGACACGCAGATCGCCTTCACCGAGGACGTCCTCAAGCGCTACGAGTCCTACGGCTGGCACGTGCAGTACGTCGACTGGACCGTCGGCGGCGAGTACCGCGAGGACGTCGACGCCCTGCACGCGGCGATCGAGGCGGCCAAGGCCGTCACCGACAAGCCGTCGTTCATCGGCCTGCGCACGCTCATCGCGTGGCCGACGCCGGGCAAGACGGACGACCACTCGTCGCACGGCTCGAAGCTGGGCGGCGACGCGATCCGCGGGCTGAAGGAGATCCTCGGCTTCGACCCCGAGAAGTCCTTCGAGGTGGCCCCCGAGGTCCTCGCGCACACCCGGTCGCTGGCCGACCGCGCCGCGACCGAGCGCGCCGCCTGGCAGCAGAAGTTCGACGCGTGGGCGAGCGCGAACCCGGACCGCAAGGCCCTGCTCGACCGCCTGCGCGCCGACGCCCTGCCCGAGGGCTGGACCGACGCGCTGCCGACGTTCCCCGCCGGCAAGGCCGTCGCGACGCGCGCCGCGTCGGGCGAGGTGCTCTCCGCGCTCGCCCCGGTGCTGCCCGAGCTGTGGGGCGGCTCCGCCGACCTCGCGGGGTCGAACAACACGACGATGAAGGGTGAGCCGTCGTTCCTGCCGGCGCACCGCTCGTCGCACGAGTTCGCCGGTGACGAGTTCGGCCGCACCCTGCACTTCGGCATCCGCGAGCACGCCATGGGCTCGATCCTGTCGGGCATCCGCCTGCACGGGCTGACCCGCCCCTACGGCGGCACGTTCTTCACGTTCTCCGACTACATGCGCGGCGCCGTGCGCCTGGCGGCGCTCATGGGCGTCAACGTGACGTACGTCTGGACGCACGACTCGATCGGCCTCGGCGAGGACGGCCCGACGCACCAGCCGGTCGAGCACCTCGCGGCGGTGCGCGCCATCCCCGGGCTCGCCGTCGTGCGGCCCGCGGACGCCAACGAGACGGCCGCCGCCTGGCGGGCGACGCTCGAGCGCACCGACGGTCCGGTCGCCCTCGTCCTGACCCGCCAGAACGTGCCCACGTTCCCGCGGGGCGAGGACGGGTTCGCCACCACGGACGGTGTCGCCAAGGGTGCGTACGTGCTCCTCGAGGCGTCGTCGGGCACGCCCGACGTCGTGCTGATCGCCACCGGCTCGGAGGTCCAGCTCGCCGTCGAGGCGCGCGAGACCCTCGAGGCGTCGGGCGTCGCGACGCGCGTCGTGTCGGCCCCGTGCCTCGAGTGGTTCGCCGAGCAGGACGACGAGTACCGCGAGTCGGTCCTCCCGTCCTCGGTGCGCGCACGGGTGTCGGTCGAGGCCGGCATCTCGCTGTCGTGGCACAAGATCCTCGGCGACGCCGGCCGTGCCGTCTCGCTCGAGCACTACGGCGCGTCGGCGGACTACCAGACGCTGTACCGCGAGTTCGGCATCACGGCCGACGCCGTGGTGGCCGCGGCGCACGACTCGATCGGTGCCGCACGCGGGGCGCACGCCCCGTCCGACCGTCCGGACGCGTCCGCGCAGTCCGGCACCGGCGACCTGCCGGCCTGA
- a CDS encoding segregation and condensation protein A, translated as MATPPDGAPGTQDASRTHVDGPDATSPPDAAPPGAAGDGGAPGESAPTGSSGFEVHLDVFSGPFDLLLGLIAKHKLDITEIALAKVTDEFIAHIRAAERAALQGGKDWDLSQASEFLLVAATLLDLKAARLLPSAQVEDAEDLELLEARDLLFVRLLQYRAYKVVAGDLGTLLEAGSRRYGRQVPLEPHLAALLPELVWQMGADQLAELAARALTPPAPPPGVDISHLHAPVVSVRDQAAVLVDRLRHHGATTFRALTADAGEPVVVVVRFLALLELFREGAVAFDQVVPLGELTVRWTGSDDGDVTVSDDFDRDADDGPPPVVDVAGPAHEEAVR; from the coding sequence GTGGCGACGCCGCCTGACGGCGCGCCCGGCACCCAGGACGCGTCGCGCACGCACGTCGACGGACCGGACGCCACGTCGCCGCCCGACGCCGCGCCGCCGGGCGCAGCGGGCGACGGCGGTGCGCCGGGGGAGAGCGCACCGACCGGGTCCTCCGGCTTCGAGGTCCACCTCGACGTGTTCAGCGGGCCCTTCGACCTGCTGCTCGGGCTGATCGCGAAGCACAAGCTGGACATCACGGAGATCGCGCTGGCCAAGGTCACCGACGAGTTCATCGCGCACATCCGCGCCGCCGAGCGCGCGGCCCTGCAGGGCGGCAAGGACTGGGACCTGTCCCAGGCCAGCGAGTTCCTGCTCGTCGCCGCGACCCTGCTGGACCTCAAGGCCGCGCGGCTGCTGCCGTCGGCGCAGGTCGAGGACGCCGAGGACCTCGAGCTGCTGGAGGCCCGTGACCTGCTCTTCGTCCGGCTGCTGCAGTACCGCGCGTACAAGGTCGTCGCGGGGGACCTCGGCACGCTGCTCGAGGCCGGGTCGCGCCGGTACGGCCGCCAGGTGCCGCTCGAGCCGCACCTGGCCGCGCTCCTGCCGGAGCTGGTGTGGCAGATGGGTGCCGACCAGCTCGCGGAGCTCGCGGCCCGCGCCCTGACCCCGCCGGCGCCGCCGCCCGGGGTCGACATCAGCCACCTGCACGCGCCCGTCGTCAGTGTGCGTGACCAGGCGGCGGTCCTGGTGGACCGGCTGCGGCACCACGGGGCGACGACGTTCCGCGCGCTGACGGCGGACGCCGGCGAGCCCGTCGTGGTCGTCGTGCGCTTCCTGGCGCTCCTCGAGCTGTTCCGCGAGGGGGCCGTGGCCTTCGACCAGGTCGTGCCCCTCGGGGAGCTGACCGTGCGGTGGACCGGCAGCGACGACGGCGACGTGACCGTGTCGGACGACTTCGACCGTGACGCCGACGACGGGCCGCCGCCCGTCGTCGACGTCGCCGGACCCGCGCACGAGGAGGCGGTCAGATGA
- the zwf gene encoding glucose-6-phosphate dehydrogenase codes for MSPAKVGPDLNPLRDARDRRLPRIAGPCGLVIFGVTGDLARKKLMPAVYDLTNRGLLPPGFALTGFARRDWETQDFEQVVRDSVKEYARTPFREATWRQLSEGIRFVQGTFDDDDAFDRLSKTVEELDVTRGTGGNHAFYLSVPPSSFPVVCEQLARSGLSQPKEGTWRRVVIEKPFGHDLESARELNDIVSQVFNPDDIFRIDHYLGKETVQNLLALRFANQLFEPIWNGNYVDHVQITMAEDIGIGGRAGYYDGIGAARDVIQNHLLQLLALTAMEEPVSFDAAALRAEKTKVLSALRLPRDLGRHTARGQYTAGWQGGEKVVGYAEEEGFNPESTTETYAAIRVDIDTRRWAGVPFYLRTGKRLGRRVTEIAVVFKRAPHLPFEATAAAELGKNALVIRVQPDEGVTLRFGAKVPGTAMEVRDVTMDFGYGHAFTESSPEAYERLILDVLLGDPPLFPQHEEVELSWKILDPVTEYWAGKGKPDEYRAGTWGPASADEMMARDGRAWRLP; via the coding sequence GTGAGCCCCGCCAAGGTCGGGCCGGACCTCAACCCGCTGCGCGACGCGCGCGACCGGCGCCTGCCGCGCATCGCGGGGCCCTGCGGTCTCGTCATCTTCGGTGTCACCGGGGACCTGGCGCGCAAGAAGCTCATGCCGGCCGTGTACGACCTGACGAACCGCGGCCTGCTGCCGCCCGGCTTCGCGCTGACGGGCTTCGCACGCCGCGACTGGGAGACCCAGGACTTCGAGCAGGTCGTCCGGGACTCGGTCAAGGAGTACGCACGCACGCCGTTCCGTGAGGCGACCTGGCGGCAGCTTTCCGAGGGGATCCGCTTCGTCCAGGGCACGTTCGACGACGACGACGCGTTCGACCGCCTCAGCAAGACGGTCGAGGAGCTCGACGTCACGCGCGGGACCGGCGGGAACCACGCGTTCTACCTGTCCGTGCCGCCCAGCTCCTTCCCCGTGGTCTGCGAGCAGCTCGCCCGGTCGGGCCTGTCGCAGCCGAAGGAGGGCACCTGGCGTCGCGTCGTCATCGAGAAGCCGTTCGGCCACGACCTGGAGTCGGCGCGCGAGCTCAACGACATCGTGTCCCAGGTCTTCAACCCCGACGACATCTTCCGGATCGACCACTACCTCGGCAAGGAGACGGTCCAGAACCTGCTGGCGCTGCGCTTCGCGAACCAGCTGTTCGAGCCGATCTGGAACGGCAACTACGTCGACCACGTGCAGATCACCATGGCCGAGGACATCGGCATCGGCGGACGCGCGGGGTACTACGACGGCATCGGCGCCGCACGCGACGTCATCCAGAACCACCTCCTGCAGCTCCTGGCCCTGACGGCGATGGAGGAGCCCGTCTCCTTCGACGCCGCGGCGCTGCGCGCCGAGAAGACCAAGGTGCTCTCGGCGCTGCGCCTGCCGCGCGACCTGGGCCGCCACACCGCCCGCGGGCAGTACACGGCCGGCTGGCAGGGCGGCGAGAAGGTCGTCGGCTACGCCGAGGAGGAGGGCTTCAACCCCGAGTCCACGACGGAGACGTACGCCGCGATCCGCGTCGACATCGACACGCGACGCTGGGCCGGGGTGCCGTTCTACCTGCGCACGGGCAAGCGCCTGGGCCGACGCGTCACCGAGATCGCGGTCGTGTTCAAGCGCGCGCCGCACCTGCCGTTCGAGGCGACCGCCGCCGCCGAGCTGGGCAAGAACGCGCTGGTGATCCGCGTCCAGCCCGACGAGGGCGTCACCCTGCGGTTCGGCGCCAAGGTGCCCGGCACCGCCATGGAGGTCCGCGACGTCACGATGGACTTCGGGTACGGCCACGCGTTCACCGAGTCCTCCCCCGAGGCGTACGAGCGCCTCATCCTCGACGTGCTGCTGGGCGACCCGCCGCTGTTCCCGCAGCACGAGGAGGTCGAGCTGTCCTGGAAGATCCTCGACCCCGTCACCGAGTACTGGGCGGGCAAGGGCAAGCCCGACGAGTACCGCGCAGGCACGTGGGGGCCCGCGTCGGCCGACGAGATGATGGCCCGCGACGGGCGCGCCTGGAGGCTCCCGTGA
- a CDS encoding site-specific tyrosine recombinase XerD, whose product MPDRLTAALEGYLAHLAVERGLAAHTLAAYRRDLTRYVEHLRASGRTEPAQITGRDAEDYVLVLRTGSDGRAVLSPSSVARSVVALRGWHRFLALDGLAPTDAAADVRPPAQPRRLPKAISVDDVGRLLDAAGVGDGPVPLRDRALLELVYSTGARISEAVGLDVDDLDLTPGRAAVRLLGKGGKERVVPVGSFAAEAVDAYLVRGRPVLAAAGRGNAAIFLNTRGARLSRQSAWAVLHAAAERAGLDAAHVSPHTLRHSFATHLLAGGADIRVVQELLGHASVTTTQIYTMVTPDTMREVYAASHPRAR is encoded by the coding sequence GTGCCCGACCGCCTGACCGCCGCGCTGGAGGGCTACCTGGCGCACCTCGCGGTCGAGCGCGGCCTGGCCGCCCACACGCTCGCGGCGTACCGCAGGGACCTGACGCGCTACGTCGAGCACCTGCGCGCGTCCGGCCGCACGGAGCCGGCGCAGATCACGGGGCGCGACGCCGAGGACTACGTGCTGGTGCTGCGCACGGGGTCGGACGGCCGCGCGGTGCTCTCGCCGTCCTCCGTGGCGCGCAGCGTCGTCGCGCTGCGCGGCTGGCACCGCTTCCTCGCCCTGGACGGGCTGGCGCCCACCGACGCCGCGGCGGACGTGCGCCCGCCGGCGCAGCCGCGACGCCTCCCCAAGGCGATCTCCGTCGACGACGTCGGCCGGCTGCTGGACGCCGCGGGCGTGGGCGACGGCCCGGTGCCGCTGCGCGACCGCGCGCTGCTCGAGCTGGTCTACTCCACCGGCGCACGGATCTCCGAGGCCGTCGGCCTCGATGTCGACGACCTCGACCTGACCCCCGGGCGCGCGGCGGTGCGGCTCCTCGGCAAGGGCGGGAAGGAACGCGTCGTGCCCGTCGGGTCGTTCGCCGCCGAGGCGGTCGACGCGTACCTCGTGCGCGGTCGTCCGGTGCTCGCCGCGGCAGGGCGGGGCAACGCCGCGATCTTCCTCAACACGCGCGGCGCGCGGCTGAGCCGGCAGTCGGCCTGGGCCGTGCTGCACGCGGCCGCCGAGCGCGCCGGCCTCGACGCCGCGCACGTGTCCCCGCACACGCTGCGGCACTCGTTCGCGACGCACCTGCTCGCCGGCGGTGCCGACATCCGCGTGGTCCAGGAGCTGCTCGGTCACGCGTCGGTGACGACGACGCAGATCTACACGATGGTGACGCCCGACACGATGCGCGAGGTGTACGCCGCGAGCCACCCGCGTGCCCGGTGA
- the tal gene encoding transaldolase, with protein MTSSTTPLQALADAGVAVWLDDLSRQRIASGGLADLVRRGVVGVTTNPTIFASALADGDAYDAQLRTLAADGAAVEEAVLRITTDDVRDACDVLRPVYDATDGVDGRVSIEVDPRLARDTAATIASAETIWSEIERPNLFVKIPATVEGLPAITAALAQGISVNVTLIFSLQRYRAVLDAFVEGLEQARAAGLDLAPIASVASFFVSRVDAAIDPRLDEIGSDEAKALRGTAAIANARLAWGVYQDVVTGERWQALAAAGARPQRPLWASTGVKDPAYPDTRYVDELVVAGTVNTMPEKTLDAVADHGDVRGDTVTGTQDASAVLLDRIEALGISVDDVTETLEVEGLRKFEASWAELLETVETGLARAAGATGTAR; from the coding sequence ATGACCTCCAGCACCACCCCCCTGCAGGCGCTGGCAGACGCCGGCGTCGCAGTGTGGCTCGACGACCTGTCCCGGCAGCGCATCGCGTCCGGCGGCCTCGCCGACCTGGTCCGTCGCGGCGTCGTCGGCGTCACCACCAACCCGACGATCTTCGCCTCCGCCCTCGCGGACGGCGACGCGTACGACGCCCAGCTGCGCACGCTCGCGGCGGACGGCGCGGCGGTCGAGGAGGCCGTCCTGCGGATCACGACCGACGACGTGCGCGACGCCTGCGACGTCCTGCGCCCCGTGTACGACGCGACCGACGGCGTCGACGGGCGCGTCTCGATCGAGGTGGACCCGCGGCTCGCCCGCGACACGGCCGCCACGATCGCGTCCGCCGAGACCATCTGGTCCGAGATCGAACGGCCGAACCTCTTCGTCAAGATCCCCGCGACGGTGGAGGGCCTGCCGGCCATCACGGCGGCCCTGGCCCAGGGCATCAGCGTCAACGTCACGCTGATCTTCTCGCTGCAGCGCTACCGCGCCGTGCTCGACGCGTTCGTCGAAGGGCTCGAGCAGGCGCGTGCCGCCGGCCTGGACCTGGCACCGATCGCGTCCGTCGCGTCGTTCTTCGTCTCGCGCGTCGACGCCGCCATCGACCCGCGGCTCGACGAGATCGGCTCCGACGAGGCCAAGGCGCTGCGCGGCACCGCCGCGATCGCGAACGCCCGCCTCGCCTGGGGCGTGTACCAGGACGTCGTCACGGGTGAGCGGTGGCAGGCGCTGGCCGCGGCGGGCGCGCGGCCGCAGCGCCCGCTGTGGGCGTCGACCGGCGTGAAGGACCCCGCCTACCCGGACACGCGCTACGTCGACGAGCTGGTGGTGGCGGGCACCGTGAACACGATGCCCGAGAAGACGCTGGACGCCGTCGCCGACCACGGGGACGTGCGGGGTGACACCGTCACGGGGACGCAGGACGCGTCCGCCGTCCTGCTCGACCGCATCGAGGCGCTCGGCATCTCCGTCGACGACGTGACCGAGACGCTCGAGGTCGAGGGCCTGCGCAAGTTCGAGGCGTCCTGGGCCGAGCTGCTCGAGACGGTCGAGACCGGCCTCGCCCGCGCCGCGGGTGCGACCGGGACGGCCCGGTGA